The following are encoded together in the Methanobacterium petrolearium genome:
- a CDS encoding sortase domain-containing protein produces MKKYIIFGIVIFAAIILAFTLPFGNANNIETKHYENGEISFDYPATWQEVSAQGSEVVAFEDPESDLNVTVNRQTIPPGYNPPENFVPELIEESESNLKLVANDKIEINGKEGYDNVYHVEKNGSTIEQRELWVNINGALYSIIYNYPQEEISIESFLNGESENDAAFEAVRNSLNINNTTLTSTPSFATVTIPKLGVTWNIRYDTLNAMNSVYHYSLPRSSLPKSFYPGEKGSVGLLGHHTFYSAPFDNVDKLQTGDTVIINDYLTQKKYTYQVVSNDDIRYDYTTNLIEFPAGKTELVLGTCWPEGYTAAERYAHCKLSSVDPLN; encoded by the coding sequence TTGAAAAAATATATTATTTTTGGAATTGTTATTTTTGCTGCAATTATACTTGCCTTTACACTTCCTTTTGGTAATGCCAATAACATTGAAACTAAACATTATGAAAATGGTGAAATTTCTTTTGACTATCCTGCCACCTGGCAGGAAGTTTCAGCTCAAGGGTCCGAAGTTGTGGCATTTGAAGATCCTGAATCCGATTTAAACGTTACTGTAAACCGTCAAACAATACCTCCTGGATACAATCCTCCAGAAAATTTTGTACCGGAACTAATTGAAGAGTCTGAAAGTAACTTAAAATTAGTGGCAAATGACAAAATCGAGATAAATGGGAAAGAAGGTTATGATAACGTTTACCATGTGGAAAAAAATGGCTCTACGATAGAACAAAGAGAATTATGGGTAAACATTAATGGAGCGCTCTACAGCATCATATATAATTACCCGCAGGAAGAAATAAGCATTGAATCCTTTTTAAATGGAGAATCCGAAAACGATGCTGCTTTTGAGGCTGTTAGAAACAGTTTGAATATAAATAACACCACACTTACCAGTACACCCTCCTTTGCAACAGTTACCATACCAAAACTTGGAGTAACATGGAACATAAGATATGATACTTTAAATGCAATGAATTCTGTTTACCATTATTCTTTACCAAGAAGCAGTCTACCAAAAAGCTTTTATCCTGGAGAAAAAGGATCTGTAGGCTTGCTTGGACATCACACCTTTTATTCAGCCCCATTTGACAATGTAGATAAACTTCAAACCGGAGATACTGTTATTATCAACGATTATCTTACTCAAAAGAAATATACTTACCAAGTGGTTTCCAATGATGATATAAGATACGATTACACCACTAATTTAATCGAATTTCCTGCTGGTAAGACAGAACTGGTACTTGGTACCTGCTGGCCTGAAGGATATACTGCA